One segment of Chromatiales bacterium DNA contains the following:
- a CDS encoding type I restriction-modification system subunit M N-terminal domain-containing protein, with translation MNSSTIVQKLWNYCNVLRDDGMSYGDYVEQLTYLLFLKMADERTKA, from the coding sequence GTGAACAGCTCGACCATCGTCCAAAAACTCTGGAACTACTGCAACGTCCTGCGCGACGACGGCATGTCGTATGGCGACTATGTCGAGCAGCTCACCTATCTGCTGTTCCTCAAGATGGCCGACGAGCGCACCAAGGCGC